The following proteins are co-located in the Apium graveolens cultivar Ventura chromosome 5, ASM990537v1, whole genome shotgun sequence genome:
- the LOC141725075 gene encoding uncharacterized protein LOC141725075 isoform X1, with the protein MGSPLTMLLGPILINFLNTIDIWVWTKKYHLRRSLRGKKMECAGKGTTRRCLAPPTRRCARCQAVAYCSLSHQIAHWSVHKEECERLEEQMKHADELNDFPFIFAGEATVEVLEKRETRCLFLENRGLHRVKMWMCECQCGILAASNISSLMEGWCLASVLCPCREPQSPLQKQLDTWEDYYEWRSIPLHSPVAILLHWPLTLYWAAQLTLARSLNLEVIAELNIHYLGPDKELSQLDVFSELHALFPAIRVRLELVGPAVPEYRNGERIELYKYAHCNEIDCVCKSSEKNFSSGPSSVGVEIRLHAGYYHDRYKDLAKDSVPHLIVAPNAGIAAYTSWSPTIDLIKELNVPAVFTDYCEEASHLAASCLSTRTGRPLSVPIQLNPFRQPLVVEHSGLLLPCYSNCFLFGI; encoded by the exons ATGGGATCTCCCCTAACAATGTTATTAGGCCCAATTTTAATAAACTTTCTGAATACGATAGACATTTGGGTTTGGACCAAAAAGTATCATCTCAGGCGGAGTCTCAGGGGAAAAAAGATGGAGTGCGCCGGTAAAGGAACAACCCGGCGGTGCTTGGCCCCACCCACTAGACGCTGTGCTCGCTGTCAAGCCGTCGCTTATTGCTCCCTTTCTCACCAG ATTGCACATTGGAGTGTTCATAAAGAAGAATGCGAGAGATTAGAGGAACAAATGAAGCATGCTGATGAACTTAATGACTTTCCTTTCATATTTGCTGGAGAAGCTACTGTTGAG GTATTAGAAAAAAGGGAAACTCGATGTTTGTTCCTAGAGAATCGAGGACTCCATCGTGTTAAGATGTGGATGTGTGAATGTCAATGTGGAATATTGGCTGCTTCTAATATTTCAAG TTTGATGGAGGGTTGGTGTCTTGCAAGTGTCCTGTGCCCATGTAGAG AACCTCAGTCTCCATTACAGAAGCAATTAGATACTTGGGAGGACTACTACGAATGGAGGTCCATCCCACTCCATTCACCAGTAGCTATCCTTCTTCACTGG CCTCTTACCCTATATTGGGCAGCTCAACTTACTCTCGCAAGAAGCTTGAATCTTGAGGTGATTGCTGAGCTGAATATACACTACCTTG GCCCTGATAAGGAGCTTTCTCAACTTGATGTGTTCAGTGAACTGCATGCTCTTTTTCCTGCCATACGAGTTCGCTTGGAGCTTGTTGGACCAGCAGTTCCAGAATATAG GAATGGTGAGAGAATTGAACTTTATAAGTATGCTCACTGCAATGAGATAGATTGCgtttgcaaatcttctgaaaagaACTTCAGCTCTGGTCCATCAAGTGTGGGAGTTGAAATAAGGCTTCATGCAGGTTATTATCATGATCGTTACAAAGACCTTGCTAAG GACTCTGTGCCTCATTTAATTGTTGCCCCAAATGCCGGTATTGCTGCCTACACAAGCTGGTCACCAACCATA GATTTAATAAAGGAGTTAAATGTTCCAGCAGTTTTTACTGATTACTGTGAAGAAGCTTCACATCTTGCAGCTTCTTGCTTAAGCACTAGAACAGGCCGTCCTCTCTCAGTTCCA ATTCAGCTAAATCCATTCAGGCAACCTCTAGTTGTGGAACACAGTGGTCTGTTGCTTCCTTGCTACTCAAATTGCTTTCTTTTCGGGATATGA
- the LOC141725075 gene encoding uncharacterized protein LOC141725075 isoform X4, which yields MGSPLTMLLGPILINFLNTIDIWVWTKKYHLRRSLRGKKMECAGKGTTRRCLAPPTRRCARCQAVAYCSLSHQIAHWSVHKEECERLEEQMKHADELNDFPFIFAGEATVEVLEKRETRCLFLENRGLHRVKMWMCECQCGILAASNISSLMEGWCLASVLCPCREPQSPLQKQLDTWEDYYEWRSIPLHSPVAILLHWPLTLYWAAQLTLARSLNLEVIAELNIHYLVNCMLFFLPYEFAWSLLDQQFQNIGLCASFNCCPKCRYCCLHKLVTNHTVFTDYCEEASHLAASCLSTRTGRPLSVPIQLNPFRQPLVVEHSGLLLPCYSNCFLFGI from the exons ATGGGATCTCCCCTAACAATGTTATTAGGCCCAATTTTAATAAACTTTCTGAATACGATAGACATTTGGGTTTGGACCAAAAAGTATCATCTCAGGCGGAGTCTCAGGGGAAAAAAGATGGAGTGCGCCGGTAAAGGAACAACCCGGCGGTGCTTGGCCCCACCCACTAGACGCTGTGCTCGCTGTCAAGCCGTCGCTTATTGCTCCCTTTCTCACCAG ATTGCACATTGGAGTGTTCATAAAGAAGAATGCGAGAGATTAGAGGAACAAATGAAGCATGCTGATGAACTTAATGACTTTCCTTTCATATTTGCTGGAGAAGCTACTGTTGAG GTATTAGAAAAAAGGGAAACTCGATGTTTGTTCCTAGAGAATCGAGGACTCCATCGTGTTAAGATGTGGATGTGTGAATGTCAATGTGGAATATTGGCTGCTTCTAATATTTCAAG TTTGATGGAGGGTTGGTGTCTTGCAAGTGTCCTGTGCCCATGTAGAG AACCTCAGTCTCCATTACAGAAGCAATTAGATACTTGGGAGGACTACTACGAATGGAGGTCCATCCCACTCCATTCACCAGTAGCTATCCTTCTTCACTGG CCTCTTACCCTATATTGGGCAGCTCAACTTACTCTCGCAAGAAGCTTGAATCTTGAGGTGATTGCTGAGCTGAATATACACTACCTTG TGAACTGCATGCTCTTTTTCCTGCCATACGAGTTCGCTTGGAGCTTGTTGGACCAGCAGTTCCAGAATATAG GACTCTGTGCCTCATTTAATTGTTGCCCCAAATGCCGGTATTGCTGCCTACACAAGCTGGTCACCAACCATA CAGTTTTTACTGATTACTGTGAAGAAGCTTCACATCTTGCAGCTTCTTGCTTAAGCACTAGAACAGGCCGTCCTCTCTCAGTTCCA ATTCAGCTAAATCCATTCAGGCAACCTCTAGTTGTGGAACACAGTGGTCTGTTGCTTCCTTGCTACTCAAATTGCTTTCTTTTCGGGATATGA
- the LOC141725075 gene encoding uncharacterized protein LOC141725075 isoform X2: MGSPLTMLLGPILINFLNTIDIWVWTKKYHLRRSLRGKKMECAGKGTTRRCLAPPTRRCARCQAVAYCSLSHQIAHWSVHKEECERLEEQMKHADELNDFPFIFAGEATVEVLEKRETRCLFLENRGLHRVKMWMCECQCGILAASNISSLMEGWCLASVLCPCREPQSPLQKQLDTWEDYYEWRSIPLHSPVAILLHWPLTLYWAAQLTLARSLNLEVIAELNIHYLGPDKELSQLDVFSELHALFPAIRVRLELVGPAVPEYRNGERIELYKYAHCNEIDCVCKSSEKNFSSGPSSVGVEIRLHAGYYHDRYKDLAKDSVPHLIVAPNAGIAAYTSWSPTIQFLLITVKKLHILQLLA; encoded by the exons ATGGGATCTCCCCTAACAATGTTATTAGGCCCAATTTTAATAAACTTTCTGAATACGATAGACATTTGGGTTTGGACCAAAAAGTATCATCTCAGGCGGAGTCTCAGGGGAAAAAAGATGGAGTGCGCCGGTAAAGGAACAACCCGGCGGTGCTTGGCCCCACCCACTAGACGCTGTGCTCGCTGTCAAGCCGTCGCTTATTGCTCCCTTTCTCACCAG ATTGCACATTGGAGTGTTCATAAAGAAGAATGCGAGAGATTAGAGGAACAAATGAAGCATGCTGATGAACTTAATGACTTTCCTTTCATATTTGCTGGAGAAGCTACTGTTGAG GTATTAGAAAAAAGGGAAACTCGATGTTTGTTCCTAGAGAATCGAGGACTCCATCGTGTTAAGATGTGGATGTGTGAATGTCAATGTGGAATATTGGCTGCTTCTAATATTTCAAG TTTGATGGAGGGTTGGTGTCTTGCAAGTGTCCTGTGCCCATGTAGAG AACCTCAGTCTCCATTACAGAAGCAATTAGATACTTGGGAGGACTACTACGAATGGAGGTCCATCCCACTCCATTCACCAGTAGCTATCCTTCTTCACTGG CCTCTTACCCTATATTGGGCAGCTCAACTTACTCTCGCAAGAAGCTTGAATCTTGAGGTGATTGCTGAGCTGAATATACACTACCTTG GCCCTGATAAGGAGCTTTCTCAACTTGATGTGTTCAGTGAACTGCATGCTCTTTTTCCTGCCATACGAGTTCGCTTGGAGCTTGTTGGACCAGCAGTTCCAGAATATAG GAATGGTGAGAGAATTGAACTTTATAAGTATGCTCACTGCAATGAGATAGATTGCgtttgcaaatcttctgaaaagaACTTCAGCTCTGGTCCATCAAGTGTGGGAGTTGAAATAAGGCTTCATGCAGGTTATTATCATGATCGTTACAAAGACCTTGCTAAG GACTCTGTGCCTCATTTAATTGTTGCCCCAAATGCCGGTATTGCTGCCTACACAAGCTGGTCACCAACCATA CAGTTTTTACTGATTACTGTGAAGAAGCTTCACATCTTGCAGCTTCTTGCTTAA
- the LOC141725075 gene encoding uncharacterized protein LOC141725075 isoform X3, with product MGSPLTMLLGPILINFLNTIDIWVWTKKYHLRRSLRGKKMECAGKGTTRRCLAPPTRRCARCQAVAYCSLSHQIAHWSVHKEECERLEEQMKHADELNDFPFIFAGEATVEVLEKRETRCLFLENRGLHRVKMWMCECQCGILAASNISSLMEGWCLASVLCPCREPQSPLQKQLDTWEDYYEWRSIPLHSPVAILLHWPLTLYWAAQLTLARSLNLEALIRSFLNLMCSVNCMLFFLPYEFAWSLLDQQFQNIGLCASFNCCPKCRYCCLHKLVTNHTVFTDYCEEASHLAASCLSTRTGRPLSVPIQLNPFRQPLVVEHSGLLLPCYSNCFLFGI from the exons ATGGGATCTCCCCTAACAATGTTATTAGGCCCAATTTTAATAAACTTTCTGAATACGATAGACATTTGGGTTTGGACCAAAAAGTATCATCTCAGGCGGAGTCTCAGGGGAAAAAAGATGGAGTGCGCCGGTAAAGGAACAACCCGGCGGTGCTTGGCCCCACCCACTAGACGCTGTGCTCGCTGTCAAGCCGTCGCTTATTGCTCCCTTTCTCACCAG ATTGCACATTGGAGTGTTCATAAAGAAGAATGCGAGAGATTAGAGGAACAAATGAAGCATGCTGATGAACTTAATGACTTTCCTTTCATATTTGCTGGAGAAGCTACTGTTGAG GTATTAGAAAAAAGGGAAACTCGATGTTTGTTCCTAGAGAATCGAGGACTCCATCGTGTTAAGATGTGGATGTGTGAATGTCAATGTGGAATATTGGCTGCTTCTAATATTTCAAG TTTGATGGAGGGTTGGTGTCTTGCAAGTGTCCTGTGCCCATGTAGAG AACCTCAGTCTCCATTACAGAAGCAATTAGATACTTGGGAGGACTACTACGAATGGAGGTCCATCCCACTCCATTCACCAGTAGCTATCCTTCTTCACTGG CCTCTTACCCTATATTGGGCAGCTCAACTTACTCTCGCAAGAAGCTTGAATCTTGAG GCCCTGATAAGGAGCTTTCTCAACTTGATGTGTTCAGTGAACTGCATGCTCTTTTTCCTGCCATACGAGTTCGCTTGGAGCTTGTTGGACCAGCAGTTCCAGAATATAG GACTCTGTGCCTCATTTAATTGTTGCCCCAAATGCCGGTATTGCTGCCTACACAAGCTGGTCACCAACCATA CAGTTTTTACTGATTACTGTGAAGAAGCTTCACATCTTGCAGCTTCTTGCTTAAGCACTAGAACAGGCCGTCCTCTCTCAGTTCCA ATTCAGCTAAATCCATTCAGGCAACCTCTAGTTGTGGAACACAGTGGTCTGTTGCTTCCTTGCTACTCAAATTGCTTTCTTTTCGGGATATGA